Proteins encoded by one window of Macaca mulatta isolate MMU2019108-1 chromosome 10, T2T-MMU8v2.0, whole genome shotgun sequence:
- the TMEM121B gene encoding transmembrane protein 121B isoform X2, translating to MRPALGHPRSVSSASGSFPPPPAAARLQPLFLRGGSFRGRRGSGDSSTSTSTSRGGGGGRRGGGGGSPSSSTGAEREDDDESLSVSKPLVPNAALLGPPTQVGAAAGPAPAAFSSSAATSSSTSTPTSSCCPCCCCCGCPDRSGRRGRRRGCAPSPRCRWGYQALSVVLLLAQGGLLDLYLIAVTDLYWCSWIATDLVVVVGWAIFFAKNSRGRRGGVASSAHNHHLHHHHAAPPLHLPAPSAATAGAKARGARGGAGGAGGGLGAAAAAGEFAFAYLAWLIYSIAFTPKVVLILGTSILDLIELRAPFGTTGFRLTMALSVPLLYSLVRAISEAGAPPGSAGPLLLQPQRHRAAGCFLGTCLDLLDSFTLVELMLEGRVPLPAHLRYLLIAVYFLTLASPVLWLYELNAAAAAAAASWGQASGPGSCSRLLRLLGGCLVDVPLLALRCLLVVSYQQPLSIFMLKNLFFLGCRGLEALEGCWDRGSRASPSRARGGYGAPPSAPPPPPPPPQGGSQLGHCISENEGGAHGYVNTLAVASHN from the exons ATGCGCCCGGCGCTCGGCCACCCTCGCTCGGTCTCCTCCGCGTCCGGCTCCTTCCCGCCGCCCCCGGCCGCCGCCCGGCTGCAGCCCCTCTTCCTCCGCGGGGGCTCCTTCCGCGGCCGGAGAGGCTCGGGCGAcagcagcaccagcaccagcaccagccgCGGGGGAGGCGGCGGCAGACGCGGCGGGGGCGGCGGCTCCCCGAGCAGCAGCACGGGCGCCGAGCGCGAGGACGACGACGAGAGCCTCAGCGTCAGCAAGCCGCTGGTGCCCAACGCCGCGCTCCTGGGGCCACCGACTCAGGTGGGCGCCGCGGCCGGCCCAGCGCCCGCCGCCTTCTCCTCCTCAGccgccacctcctcctccacctccacgcCCACCTC CTCCTGCTGCCCGTGTTGCTGCTGCTGCGGCTGCCCAGACCGCTCTGGCCGCAGGGGTAGGCGCCGCGGCTGCGCCCCCAGTCCCAGGTGCCGCTGGGGCTACCAGGCGCTGTCCGTGGTGCTGCTGCTGGCTCAGGGTGGCCTGCTGGATCTGTACCTCATCGCCGTCACCGACCTGTACTGGTGCTCCTGGATCGCCACTGacctggtggtggtggtgggctggGCCATCTTCTTCGCCAAGAACAGCCGGGGCCGTCGGGGCGGAGTGGCCAGCAGCGCGCACAACCACCACCTGCACCACCACCACGCCGCGCCGCCCCTGCACCTGCCCGCCCCCTCGGCTGCTACCGCTGGGGCCAAGGCTCGCGGAGCCCGCGGGGGCGCTGGCGGCGCAGGGGGCGGCCTGGGGGCGGCCGCGGCAGCGGGCGAGTTCGCCTTCGCCTACCTGGCCTGGCTTATCTACTCCATCGCCTTCACTCCCAAGGTGGTGCTGATCCTGGGCACGTCTATCCTAGACCTCATCGAGCTGCGCGCGCCCTTCGGCACCACGGGCTTCCGTCTCACCATGGCGCTGTCGGTGCCCCTGCTCTACAGCTTGGTGCGGGCCATCAGCGAGGCGGGCGCACCCCCGGGATCGGCAGGACCCCTGCTGCTGCAGCCCCAGCGGCACCGCGCGGCTGGATGCTTCCTGGGCACGTGTCTAGACCTGCTCGACAGTTTCACGCTGGTGGAGCTGATGCTGGAGGGCCGCGTGCCACTGCCCGCGCACCTGCGCTACCTGCTCATCGCCGTCTACTTCCTCACCCTCGCCTCGCCGGTGCTCTGGCTCTACGAGCTCAACGCcgcggccgcggcggcggcggcatcCTGGGGCCAGGCCTCCGGGCCCGGCAGCTGCAGCCGCCTTTTGCGCTTGCTGGGCGGCTGCCTGGTAGACGTGCCCTTGCTGGCGCTGCGCTGCCTCCTGGTGGTCAGCTACCAGCAGCCCCTCTCCATCTTCATGCTCAAGAACCTCTTCTTCCTCGGTTGCCGCGGCTTGGAAGCCCTGGAGGGCTGCTGGGACCGGGGCAGTCGGGCCTCCCCGAGTCGGGCCAGAGGGGGCTATGGTGCTCCGCCCTCCGCCCCTCCACCGCCTCCGCCACCACCTCAGGGAGGCTCCCAGCTGGGCCACTGCATCTCGGAGAACGAGGGGGGTGCCCATGGCTATGTCAACACCCTGGCTGTGGCCTCCCATAATTGA
- the TMEM121B gene encoding transmembrane protein 121B isoform X3, with amino-acid sequence MRPALGHPRSVSSASGSFPPPPAAARLQPLFLRGGSFRGRRGSGDSSTSTSTSRGGGGGRRGGGGGSPSSSTGAEREDDDESLSVSKPLVPNAALLGPPTQVVLILGTSILDLIELRAPFGTTGFRLTMALSVPLLYSLVRAISEAGAPPGSAGPLLLQPQRHRAAGCFLGTCLDLLDSFTLVELMLEGRVPLPAHLRYLLIAVYFLTLASPVLWLYELNAAAAAAAASWGQASGPGSCSRLLRLLGGCLVDVPLLALRCLLVVSYQQPLSIFMLKNLFFLGCRGLEALEGCWDRGSRASPSRARGGYGAPPSAPPPPPPPPQGGSQLGHCISENEGGAHGYVNTLAVASHN; translated from the exons ATGCGCCCGGCGCTCGGCCACCCTCGCTCGGTCTCCTCCGCGTCCGGCTCCTTCCCGCCGCCCCCGGCCGCCGCCCGGCTGCAGCCCCTCTTCCTCCGCGGGGGCTCCTTCCGCGGCCGGAGAGGCTCGGGCGAcagcagcaccagcaccagcaccagccgCGGGGGAGGCGGCGGCAGACGCGGCGGGGGCGGCGGCTCCCCGAGCAGCAGCACGGGCGCCGAGCGCGAGGACGACGACGAGAGCCTCAGCGTCAGCAAGCCGCTGGTGCCCAACGCCGCGCTCCTGGGGCCACCGACTCAG GTGGTGCTGATCCTGGGCACGTCTATCCTAGACCTCATCGAGCTGCGCGCGCCCTTCGGCACCACGGGCTTCCGTCTCACCATGGCGCTGTCGGTGCCCCTGCTCTACAGCTTGGTGCGGGCCATCAGCGAGGCGGGCGCACCCCCGGGATCGGCAGGACCCCTGCTGCTGCAGCCCCAGCGGCACCGCGCGGCTGGATGCTTCCTGGGCACGTGTCTAGACCTGCTCGACAGTTTCACGCTGGTGGAGCTGATGCTGGAGGGCCGCGTGCCACTGCCCGCGCACCTGCGCTACCTGCTCATCGCCGTCTACTTCCTCACCCTCGCCTCGCCGGTGCTCTGGCTCTACGAGCTCAACGCcgcggccgcggcggcggcggcatcCTGGGGCCAGGCCTCCGGGCCCGGCAGCTGCAGCCGCCTTTTGCGCTTGCTGGGCGGCTGCCTGGTAGACGTGCCCTTGCTGGCGCTGCGCTGCCTCCTGGTGGTCAGCTACCAGCAGCCCCTCTCCATCTTCATGCTCAAGAACCTCTTCTTCCTCGGTTGCCGCGGCTTGGAAGCCCTGGAGGGCTGCTGGGACCGGGGCAGTCGGGCCTCCCCGAGTCGGGCCAGAGGGGGCTATGGTGCTCCGCCCTCCGCCCCTCCACCGCCTCCGCCACCACCTCAGGGAGGCTCCCAGCTGGGCCACTGCATCTCGGAGAACGAGGGGGGTGCCCATGGCTATGTCAACACCCTGGCTGTGGCCTCCCATAATTGA
- the TMEM121B gene encoding transmembrane protein 121B isoform X1, translating to MRPALGHPRSVSSASGSFPPPPAAARLQPLFLRGGSFRGRRGSGDSSTSTSTSRGGGGGRRGGGGGSPSSSTGAEREDDDESLSVSKPLVPNAALLGPPTQVGAAAGPAPAAFSSSAATSSSTSTPTSSCSMTAADFGGGAAAGAVGGPGSRSAGGAGGTGTGSGASCCPCCCCCGCPDRSGRRGRRRGCAPSPRCRWGYQALSVVLLLAQGGLLDLYLIAVTDLYWCSWIATDLVVVVGWAIFFAKNSRGRRGGVASSAHNHHLHHHHAAPPLHLPAPSAATAGAKARGARGGAGGAGGGLGAAAAAGEFAFAYLAWLIYSIAFTPKVVLILGTSILDLIELRAPFGTTGFRLTMALSVPLLYSLVRAISEAGAPPGSAGPLLLQPQRHRAAGCFLGTCLDLLDSFTLVELMLEGRVPLPAHLRYLLIAVYFLTLASPVLWLYELNAAAAAAAASWGQASGPGSCSRLLRLLGGCLVDVPLLALRCLLVVSYQQPLSIFMLKNLFFLGCRGLEALEGCWDRGSRASPSRARGGYGAPPSAPPPPPPPPQGGSQLGHCISENEGGAHGYVNTLAVASHN from the coding sequence ATGCGCCCGGCGCTCGGCCACCCTCGCTCGGTCTCCTCCGCGTCCGGCTCCTTCCCGCCGCCCCCGGCCGCCGCCCGGCTGCAGCCCCTCTTCCTCCGCGGGGGCTCCTTCCGCGGCCGGAGAGGCTCGGGCGAcagcagcaccagcaccagcaccagccgCGGGGGAGGCGGCGGCAGACGCGGCGGGGGCGGCGGCTCCCCGAGCAGCAGCACGGGCGCCGAGCGCGAGGACGACGACGAGAGCCTCAGCGTCAGCAAGCCGCTGGTGCCCAACGCCGCGCTCCTGGGGCCACCGACTCAGGTGGGCGCCGCGGCCGGCCCAGCGCCCGCCGCCTTCTCCTCCTCAGccgccacctcctcctccacctccacgcCCACCTCCTCCTGCAGCATGACAGCCGCGGACTTCGGCGGGGGCGCCGCGGCCGGGGCCGTCGGGGGCCCCGGGAGCCGCTCGGCGGGGGGCGCGGGCGGCACCGGGACCGGCAGCGGCGCCTCCTGCTGCCCGTGTTGCTGCTGCTGCGGCTGCCCAGACCGCTCTGGCCGCAGGGGTAGGCGCCGCGGCTGCGCCCCCAGTCCCAGGTGCCGCTGGGGCTACCAGGCGCTGTCCGTGGTGCTGCTGCTGGCTCAGGGTGGCCTGCTGGATCTGTACCTCATCGCCGTCACCGACCTGTACTGGTGCTCCTGGATCGCCACTGacctggtggtggtggtgggctggGCCATCTTCTTCGCCAAGAACAGCCGGGGCCGTCGGGGCGGAGTGGCCAGCAGCGCGCACAACCACCACCTGCACCACCACCACGCCGCGCCGCCCCTGCACCTGCCCGCCCCCTCGGCTGCTACCGCTGGGGCCAAGGCTCGCGGAGCCCGCGGGGGCGCTGGCGGCGCAGGGGGCGGCCTGGGGGCGGCCGCGGCAGCGGGCGAGTTCGCCTTCGCCTACCTGGCCTGGCTTATCTACTCCATCGCCTTCACTCCCAAGGTGGTGCTGATCCTGGGCACGTCTATCCTAGACCTCATCGAGCTGCGCGCGCCCTTCGGCACCACGGGCTTCCGTCTCACCATGGCGCTGTCGGTGCCCCTGCTCTACAGCTTGGTGCGGGCCATCAGCGAGGCGGGCGCACCCCCGGGATCGGCAGGACCCCTGCTGCTGCAGCCCCAGCGGCACCGCGCGGCTGGATGCTTCCTGGGCACGTGTCTAGACCTGCTCGACAGTTTCACGCTGGTGGAGCTGATGCTGGAGGGCCGCGTGCCACTGCCCGCGCACCTGCGCTACCTGCTCATCGCCGTCTACTTCCTCACCCTCGCCTCGCCGGTGCTCTGGCTCTACGAGCTCAACGCcgcggccgcggcggcggcggcatcCTGGGGCCAGGCCTCCGGGCCCGGCAGCTGCAGCCGCCTTTTGCGCTTGCTGGGCGGCTGCCTGGTAGACGTGCCCTTGCTGGCGCTGCGCTGCCTCCTGGTGGTCAGCTACCAGCAGCCCCTCTCCATCTTCATGCTCAAGAACCTCTTCTTCCTCGGTTGCCGCGGCTTGGAAGCCCTGGAGGGCTGCTGGGACCGGGGCAGTCGGGCCTCCCCGAGTCGGGCCAGAGGGGGCTATGGTGCTCCGCCCTCCGCCCCTCCACCGCCTCCGCCACCACCTCAGGGAGGCTCCCAGCTGGGCCACTGCATCTCGGAGAACGAGGGGGGTGCCCATGGCTATGTCAACACCCTGGCTGTGGCCTCCCATAATTGA
- the TMEM121B gene encoding transmembrane protein 121B isoform X4, translating into MALSVPLLYSLVRAISEAGAPPGSAGPLLLQPQRHRAAGCFLGTCLDLLDSFTLVELMLEGRVPLPAHLRYLLIAVYFLTLASPVLWLYELNAAAAAAAASWGQASGPGSCSRLLRLLGGCLVDVPLLALRCLLVVSYQQPLSIFMLKNLFFLGCRGLEALEGCWDRGSRASPSRARGGYGAPPSAPPPPPPPPQGGSQLGHCISENEGGAHGYVNTLAVASHN; encoded by the coding sequence ATGGCGCTGTCGGTGCCCCTGCTCTACAGCTTGGTGCGGGCCATCAGCGAGGCGGGCGCACCCCCGGGATCGGCAGGACCCCTGCTGCTGCAGCCCCAGCGGCACCGCGCGGCTGGATGCTTCCTGGGCACGTGTCTAGACCTGCTCGACAGTTTCACGCTGGTGGAGCTGATGCTGGAGGGCCGCGTGCCACTGCCCGCGCACCTGCGCTACCTGCTCATCGCCGTCTACTTCCTCACCCTCGCCTCGCCGGTGCTCTGGCTCTACGAGCTCAACGCcgcggccgcggcggcggcggcatcCTGGGGCCAGGCCTCCGGGCCCGGCAGCTGCAGCCGCCTTTTGCGCTTGCTGGGCGGCTGCCTGGTAGACGTGCCCTTGCTGGCGCTGCGCTGCCTCCTGGTGGTCAGCTACCAGCAGCCCCTCTCCATCTTCATGCTCAAGAACCTCTTCTTCCTCGGTTGCCGCGGCTTGGAAGCCCTGGAGGGCTGCTGGGACCGGGGCAGTCGGGCCTCCCCGAGTCGGGCCAGAGGGGGCTATGGTGCTCCGCCCTCCGCCCCTCCACCGCCTCCGCCACCACCTCAGGGAGGCTCCCAGCTGGGCCACTGCATCTCGGAGAACGAGGGGGGTGCCCATGGCTATGTCAACACCCTGGCTGTGGCCTCCCATAATTGA